One part of the Torulaspora delbrueckii CBS 1146 chromosome 8, complete genome genome encodes these proteins:
- the DRS2 gene encoding aminophospholipid-translocating P4-type ATPase DRS2 (similar to Saccharomyces cerevisiae DRS2 (YAL026C); ancestral locus Anc_7.72): MGPPARETEPADDTLFDVDFLDITPASGSRRQHDSQQSVLSDQNSLNGAHHGSIDVARNESIENDLEGEYDPFEDEGNWDHNRLNTNKNRSDLRDSKVKGAGVFSRMADTVKNTFRSNTGSSNGYRDIEMTDFNASSGGDNYESSRNRFNIKILFNRYILRRPTQAEIDGTHRIIHMNDRGANASTGYGDNHISTTKYNAATFLPKFLFQEFSKYANLFFLFTSCIQQVPHVSPTNRYTTAGTLLIVLIVSAIKECVEDIKRITSDNELNNAKTEIYSVDEGDFVQKRWIDIRVGDVIRVQSEEAIPADIILLSSSEPEGLCYIETANLDGETNLKIKQAKPETSRFIDSRNLRNVQGTINSEQPNSSLYTYEGTMKLNGKDISLSPGQMILRGATLRNTSWIFGIVIFTGHETKLMRNATATPIKRTAVERIINLQIAALFGVLIILSLISSIGNVIMSTAGAGRLPYLYLGGTNKVGLFFKDLLTFWILFSNLVPISLFVTVELIKYYQAFMIGSDLDLYYEETDTPTVVRTSSLVEELGQIEYVFSDKTGTLTRNIMEFKSCSIAGRCYLEKIPEDKGATMEDGVEVGYRKFDELRTKLNDPTDDESTIIEDFLTLLATCHTVIPEFQKDGQIKYQAASPDEGALVQGGAELGYKFIIRKPSSVTILVEETGEEQVYQLLNICEFNSTRKRMSAILRCPDGSIKLFCKGADTVIMERLEKGYNPFVEATTKHLEEYASDGLRTLCLAMRVVSEEEYQEWKKIYNAAATTLTDRAERLDEAAELIEKDLFLLGATAIEDKLQEGVPETIRTLQEAGIRIWVLTGDRQETAINIGMSCKLLSEEMNLLIINEEDKEGTKANMLEKLRAFDEHQISQQDMNTLALVIDGKSLGYALDPDMEDYLLKIGKLCKAVICCRVSPLQKALVVKMVKRKTSSLLLAVGDGANDVSMIQAAHVGVGISGMEGMQAARSADVAIGQFKFLKKLLLVHGSWSYQRISVAILYSFYKNIALYMTQFWYVFANAFSGQSIMESWTLTFYNVFFTVLPPFVMGVFDQFVSSRLLERYPQLYKLGQKGQFFSVMIFWGWIINGFYHSAVTFIGSILIYRFGFALNKHGEVADHWSWGVAIYTTSILIVLGKAALVTNQWTKFTLFAIPGSFVFWIVFFPIYASIFPHANISREYLGVVTHTYGSGTFWLMLLVLPIFALMRDFVWKYYKRMYVPEPYHVVQEMQKFNITDSRPHVQQFQKAIRKVRQVQRMKKQRGFAFSQSEEGGQEKIIRMYDTTQKRGIYGELQDASADPFSDENYVNIPSDPFSDENQTHSGFPEENSSFIL; encoded by the coding sequence ATGGGACCTCCAGCTCGAGAAACGGAGCCAGCAGACGACACTTTATTTGATGTTGACTTTCTGGATATAACGCCTGCAAGTGGATCCCGTAGGCAACATGATAGTCAGCAAAGTGTACTTAGTGACCAAAATTCACTAAATGGGGCTCACCATGGCTCCATAGACGTGGCTAGAAATGAGAGTATCGAAAATGATCTCGAAGGTGAGTACGACCcctttgaagatgaaggcAATTGGGACCACAACAGGTTGAATACCAATAAAAACAGATCAGATTTACGAGATTCCAAGGTGAAAGGTGCTGGAGTGTTTTCCAGAATGGCAGACACAGTTAAAAATACTTTCAGATCTAATACCGGCAGTAGCAATGGATACCGTGATATTGAAATGACAGATTTTAATGCTTCAAGTGGCGGTGATAATTATGAGTCCTCGAGGAACAGGTTCAATATaaaaattcttttcaatcGTTATATATTGAGAAGGCCTACTCAAGCGGAAATTGATGGAACTCACAGAATAATTCATATGAATGACAGGGGGGCTAATGCATCAACGGGATACGGTGATAATCACATTTCCACAACAAAGTATAACGCTGCTACTTTTCTGCCCAAATTCttatttcaagaattctcCAAGTATGCAaaccttttcttcctctttacGTCCTGCATACAACAGGTGCCACACGTCTCTCCTACAAATAGGTATACTACGGCAGGTACGCTGTTAATCGTTTTGATAGTCTCAGCCATTAAGGAGTGTGTCGAAGATATAAAGCGTATTACCTCCGATAATGAACTTAATAATGCCAAAACTGAGATTTattctgttgatgaaggtgattTCGTGCAAAAAAGATGGATTGATATTCGCGTTGGCGATGTTATCAGAGTCCAATCTGAAGAGGCTATTCCTGCGGATATAATACTGCTATCTTCATCCGAACCAGAAGGTTTATGTTACATTGAGACTGCGAACCTAGACGGTGAGACAAACTTAAAAATTAAGCAAGCAAAGCCAGAGACCTCGAGATTTATAGACTCAAGAAACTTACGAAATGTACAGGGTACGATAAACTCGGAACAACCCAATTCCAGTTTGTACACCTACGAGGGtacaatgaaattgaacgGAAAGGATATTTCTCTCTCGCCCGGAcagatgattttgagagGTGCAACCTTGAGGAATACCTCATGGATTTTTGGTATTGTCATCTTTACAGGCCACGAAACAAAGCTTATGCGTAATGCTACAGCTACGCCCATCAAAAGAACTGCCGTTGAGAGAATCATTAACTTACAAATTGCAGCACTATTTGGTGTCTTGATAATACTGTCCTTAATTTCTTCTATCGGTAATGTGATTATGAGTACCGCTGGCGCTGGAAGGCTACCTTACCTTTATTTGGGCGGCACCAATAAAGTTGgtttattcttcaaagatttgttgaCTTTCTGGATCTTATTTTCTAACCTCGTGCCCATTTCGCTGTTCGTCACTGTTGAACTGATTAAATATTATCAAGCCTTCATGATCGGTTCCGATTTGGACTTGTACTATGAGGAAACGGATACACCAACGGTCGTCCGgacatcttctttggtaGAGGAGTTGGGTCAAATTGAGTATGTTTTTAGCGATAAGACGGGGACTCTGACCAGAAACATTATGGAATTCAAGTCCTGTTCCATAGCGGGACGATGCTACCTGGAAAAAATCCCAGAAGATAAAGGTGCTACAATGGAAGATGGAGTTGAGGTTGGTTACAGGAAATTTGACGAACTCAGAACCAAACTGAACGACCCAACGGATGACGAGTCCACCATAATCGAAGACTTCTTGACCTTGCTGGCCACTTGTCATACCGTCATTCCAGAATTCCAGAAAGACGGGCAAATCAAATATCAGGCTGCTTCGCCAGATGAAGGTGCACTAGTACAAGGTGGAGCCGAGCTTGGTTATAAGTTTATCATTCGTAAACCAAGTTCGGTGACAATACTCGTTGAGGAGACGGGTGAAGAACAGGTCTATCAACTTCTCAACATCTGCGAGTTTAACTCcacaagaaagagaatgaGTGCAATTCTGAGATGTCCCGATGGTTCtatcaaactcttctgtAAAGGTGCAGACACTGTGATTATGGAAAGGTTGGAAAAGGGTTATAATCCATTTGTGGAGGCAACAACGAAGCATTTAGAAGAATATGCATCAGATGGTCTTAGAACTTTGTGTTTAGCCATGAGGGTCGTCTCAGAGGAAGAGTATCAAGAGTGGAAGAAAATTTATAATGCCGCAGCCACAACTTTGACCGATAGAGCAGAGAGATTAGATGAAGCTGCTGAATTGATAGAGAAGGACTTGTTTTTGCTCGGTGCTACTGCTATCGAAGacaaattacaagaaggTGTCCCGGAAACCATTCGTACATTACAGGAGGCAGGCATTAGAATCTGGGTTTTGACTGGAGATAGACAAGAAACTGCCATCAACATCGGGATGAGCTGTAAATTGTTGAGTGAAGAAATGAATCTCCTTATcatcaatgaagaagataaggAAGGAACAAAGGCCAATATGCTGGAGAAATTAAGGGCTTTTGATGAGCATCAAATTTCACAGCAGGACATGAATACATTGGCTTTAGTTATAGATGGTAAATCGCTAGGCTATGCTCTAGACCCTGATATGGAGGACTATCTGTTGAAGATAGGTAAGCTCTGCAAGGCCGTTATATGTTGTCGTGTATCACCTCTACAGAAAGCTCTCGTTGTGAAAATGGTCAAGAGGAAAACCTCCTCACTACTACTGGCTGTAGGAGATGGTGCCAATGACGTGAGTATGATTCAAGCCGCTCATGTTGGCGTAGGAATTAGTGGTATGGAAGGTATGCAGGCCGCACGTTCAGCTGATGTGGCGATTGGTCAGTTCAAAtttctgaagaagcttcTATTGGTTCATGGGTCCTGGTCTTACCAAAGAATATCAGTTGCTATCTTATATTCATTTTACAAGAACATTGCACTTTATATGACCCAGTTCTGGTATGTGTTTGCTAATGCTTTCTCGGGTCAGTCGATTATGGAATCATGGACATTGACCTTCTATAATGTTTTCTTCACGGTTCTTCCACCATTCGTTATGGgagtttttgatcaatttgttAGCAGCAGACTGTTGGAACGCTATCCTCAACTGTACAAGCTGGGACAGAAGGGTCAGTTTTTCTCTGTAATGATTTTCTGGGGGTGGATTATTAATGGGTTTTATCATTCTGCTGTTACTTTCATCGGTTCCATTCTTATATACCGGTTTGGTTTTGCGCTCAATAAGCATGGAGAAGTGGCAGACCATTGGTCGTGGGGTGTCGCTATTTATACCACTAGTATTTTGATCGTTTTGGGTAAAGCAGCTTTGGTAACCAACCAATGGACCAAGTTCACCCTCTTTGCTATACCGGGTTCCTTTGTATTTTGGATTGTCTTCTTTCCAATCTACGCTTCCATCTTTCCTCATGCAAATATATCCCGAGAATATCTTGGGGTTGTTACACACACCTATGGATCTGGTACTTTTTGGCTAATGCTACTTGTCCTACCAATCTTCGCATTGATGAGAGATTTTGTGTGGAAATACTATAAAAGAATGTACGTCCCAGAGCCATATCATGTTGTGCAAGAGATGCAAAAGTTTAATATTACGGACAGTAGGCCACACGTTCAACAGTTCCAAAAGGCCATAAGAAAGGTGAGACAGGTACAGCGGATGAAGAAACAGCGCGGGTTCGCCTTTTCCCaaagtgaagaaggtgGACAAGAGAAGATTATCAGGATGTATGATACAACGCAGAAAAGAGGTATCTATGGGGAGTTGCAGGATGCTTCTGCGGACCCATTCAGCGACGAAAACTACGTCAACATACCTTCGGACCCGTTCTCTGACGAGAACCAAACCCACTCAGGATTTCCTGAGGAAAACAGCTCCTTCATTTTATAA
- the SAW1 gene encoding DNA-binding protein SAW1 (similar to Saccharomyces cerevisiae YAL027W; ancestral locus Anc_7.70) has product MAPSVATVKVAEDTVLPLRIFVNRKQLLQKSSNESIFHTPLLSNNSIVYIKSPTVKIHLSNNDMRDLCSEIITELILIIYELAPELAVGKTFGSLRIGQSSDFQDNYLSKLLEGDDADLVKSHIDTITRVAKFKYKLHYKGNWELEIYINSVKRLADIRSFLLFKEQGLQHLIRTMPSKRKILLTETVSIEKPKILQEVDDNDISLEEIASSADQKPDLTFKYKPVINLGDCIDIHILHRPKRQRNTTKD; this is encoded by the exons ATGGCTCCAAG CGTCGCTACCGTCAAGGTCGCAGAGGATACGGTTCTGCCGTTACGAATCTTCGTCAACAGGAAACAACTGTTGCAAAAAAGCTCCAACGAATCGATCTTCCATACTCCTTTACTGTCAAACAACTCCATTGTCTACATTAAATCTCCAACGGTTAAAATCCACCTCTCTAACAATGATATGAGGGATCTTTGCTCAGAGATCATAACTGAACTCATTCTCATCATATATGAACTAGCACCGGAGCTAGCTGTTGGTAAGACTTTTGGGAGTCTGCGAATTGGCCAGAGTTCAGATTTTCAAGACAACTACTTATCGAAGTTACTCGAAGGTGACGATGCAGACTTGGTCAAGTCCCACATAGATACGATCACTAGAGTGGCCAAGTTCAAATATAAGTTACATTACAAGGGCAATTGGGAGCTAGAGATATACATCAACAGCGTGAAGAGACTCGCTGATATTAGGTCCTTTCTCCTGTTTAAAGAGCAGGgtcttcaacatcttaTCAGGACAATGCCTTCGAAGCGCAAAATTTTACTTACAGAGACTGTTTCAATTGAGAAGCCCAAGATATTACAAGAGGTTGACGACAACGATATatctttggaagagatcgCAAGTTCGGCCGACCAGAAGCCAGATTTGACTTTCAAATACAAGCCCGTCATCAATTTGGGAGATTGTATAGATATACACATTCTCCACAGGCCAAAGAGACAAAGGAACACTACCAAGGATTGA
- the PRO2 gene encoding glutamate-5-semialdehyde dehydrogenase (similar to Saccharomyces cerevisiae PRO2 (YOR323C); ancestral locus Anc_7.71), whose translation MSSSEQIAKNARRAGNVLKTISDKNRSNVLYKIHDELKKNASTIEKANQLDLEAAITSGLSPSLIKRLDLFKGDKFDTMLQGIKDVADLEDPVGKVKIARQLDEDLILYQVTAPVGVLLVIFESRPEVIANITALAIKSGNAGILKGGKESVNTFREMARIINGTISRYEAETGVPVGSVQLIETREDVSGLLLQDEYIDLVVPRGSNALVRQIKANTKIPVLGHADGICSVYLDDEADLEKAKRITLDAKTNYPAGCNAMETLLINPKLPNWWRVLDHLSRKGDVVLHLTKDAKEAYIQKLKEEGTFDDFSSTKIVDVDESKDFDGEFLSLDCAVKFVSSTKEAIEHINLHSSKHTDAIVTENEQHAELFLKGIDSSGVYWNASTRFADGFRYGFGTEVGISTSKIHARGPVGLDGLVTYQYQLRGTGQVASDYLGAGGKKAFVHKDLDITKVTL comes from the coding sequence ATGTCTAGCTCAGAACAAATTGCCAAAAATGCTCGTCGAGCAGGAAATGTTCTGAAGACTATAAGTGACAAGAACCGGTCCAATGTTCTTTACAAGATCCATGAtgaactgaagaagaatgcaTCGACAATTGAAAAGGCAAACCAGCTGGACTTGGAAGCAGCAATTACAAGCGGTCTATCTCCATCTTTGATTAAGAgacttgatcttttcaaaggtgaCAAATTTGACACAATGTTGCAGGGAATAAAAGATGTCGCTGATCTCGAAGATCCTGTTGGAAAAGTTAAAATTGCCAGGCAATTAGATGAGGACCTTATTTTGTATCAGGTTACCGCCCCAGTCGGTGTGCTGTTGGTCATTTTTGAGTCTCGTCCTGAGGTTATTGCAAACATCACAGCTTTGGCGATCAAGTCTGGGAATGCTGGGATCTTGAAAGGTGGGAAAGAATCAGTGAATACTTTTAGAGAAATGGCCCGCATCATCAACGGCACAATTTCTAGATATGAGGCTGAAACTGGCGTCCCAGTCGGATCAGtacaattgattgaaaCAAGGGAAGATGTCTCTGGCTTGCTATTGCAAGATGAATATATAGATTTGGTTGTTCCACGTGGATCAAACGCTTTGGTGAGGCAAATCAAGGCTAACACCAAGATTCCTGTTCTTGGACATGCTGATGGTATATGTTCCGTTTacttggatgatgaagctgacCTAGAGAAAGCCAAAAGAATAACTTTGGATGCAAAGACAAATTACCCAGCTGGTTGTAACGCTATGGAAACATTGCTCATCAACCCAAAGCTACCAAACTGGTGGAGAGTTTTGGATCATTTAAGCCGCAAGGGCGATGTCGTCCTTCATTTGACGAAGGATGCGAAGGAAGCCTACATccagaaattgaaggaagagggaacttttgatgatttcagCAGCACTAAGATTGTGGACGTCGATGAGtccaaagattttgatggCGAATTTCTCTCTCTTGACTGCGCCGTCAAATTTGTATCATCCACCAAAGAAGCTATTGAACATATCAACCTTCACTCATCAAAACACACTGATGCTATTGTGACCGAAAACGAACAGCACGCTGAGCTTTTTTTGAAGGGGATTGATTCCTCGGGTGTTTATTGGAATGCATCGACCAGATTCGCCGATGGTTTCCGGTACGGTTTTGGTACTGAGGTTGGTATTTCCACCTCCAAGATTCATGCCCGTGGTCCAGTCGGGCTAGATGGACTTGTAACCTATCAATATCAACTGAGAGGTACAGGTCAAGTTGCGAGCGACTACCTCGGCGCCGGCGGTAAGAAAGCTTTTGTCCATAAAGACTTAGATATTACGAAAGTGACTCTTTAA
- the TDEL0H03820 gene encoding uncharacterized protein (similar to Saccharomyces cerevisiae FRT2 (YAL028W) and FRT1 (YOR324C); ancestral locus Anc_7.69) encodes MNLLIDRIENPGHRNTAPLIPSVSRPTVQGQRRATNNSNGENVSQERRSIDVPVISVNGNPVPMGMKTNQKRNSVSRKNSLNKPGEKELPHERRGSSYYHGRHSVAAADVTSATAGMFSDCMFRSETQKPVRHSPSSTASSSSTSIYAHKHTDQQPLPLQHRRHHGRTDHHHNNSSTLHRKHAASFSSVFVNDNKRLVNQFLRSMEPSTPASRTPRVMTATEPSTPRNFGPNYETGTSGSLQSLLYRDLASMHSKKKKQASTLPFAPSSVSSSSNSSSFSLLRTEQSSPSLSSGYDSEDSLSITNDDKVAANNGGLTTKNGLGLNYNEVDYYRHHIAAELHKFEDILKHNIKEVIMRSEFDMVKNWKLFDMSVLQLARLKEEVSNLHDLIKEKNLQALRKDFDKKDKDSFICTLEFSIKTNASLLEGLEKRIDVCKKKLLRQRETLRKLEGLLNLEDSLLNSQKTTKIAYKYRYMVYDVGALMGIICIIFIVRWFIWR; translated from the coding sequence ATGAATCTACTGATAGATCGAATAGAGAACCCAGGCCATCGAAATACGGCTCCGCTGATTCCCTCTGTGTCGCGTCCGACTGttcaaggtcaaagaaGGGCCACAAATAATTCCAATGGTGAGAACGTTTCTCAGGAACGAAGAAGTATTGATGTGCCTGTTATATCTGTCAATGGGAACCCTGTTCCAATGGGCATGAAGACGAATCAGAAGAGGAACAGCGTTAGTCGAAAGAATAGTCTGAATAAGCCTGGCGAGAAGGAATTACCACATGAGAGACGTGGATCTTCTTATTACCACGGGAGACATAGCGTAGCGGCTGCGGATGTGACAAGTGCTACTGCTGGGATGTTCAGTGATTGTATGTTCCGTTCCGAGACTCAGAAACCAGTACGACATTCTCCATCGTCtacagcttcttcttcttctacgTCAATTTATGCTCACAAACACACGGATCAGCAACCTTTGCCATTGCAACACCGCCGGCATCATGGTAGGACAGATCATCACCATAATAACTCTTCGACTTTACACCGGAAGCATGCGGCTTCTTTCTCGAGTGTGTTTGTGAACGACAATAAGAGACTTGTGAATCAGTTTTTAAGGTCAATGGAACCTTCAACACCGGCTTCTCGTACTCCCAGGGTGATGACGGCAACCGAGCCCTCAACGCCAAGAAACTTCGGTCCGAATTACGAAACAGGTACCAGTGGATCCTTACAGAGCTTACTTTATCGAGATCTTGCCTCGATgcattcaaagaagaagaagcaggcTTCAACTCTGCCGTTTGCTCCTTCTTcggtctcttcatcttcgaactcttcatcattctcatTGTTGAGGACCGAGCAAAGCTCACCGTCCTTGTCTAGTGGTTACGATTCAGAAGATTCTTTATCcatcaccaatgatgataaagtgGCTGCGAATAATGGTGGTCTTACGACAAAAAATGGACTGGGACTCAATTATAATGAAGTTGATTACTACCGACATCACATCGCGGCAGAGCTACATAAGTTCGAGGATATCTTGAAGCATAACATCAAGGAAGTAATAATGAGAAGTGAGTTTGAtatggtgaaaaattggaaacTGTTTGATATGTCGGTATTACAGTTGGCTAGGCttaaagaagaagtgaGTAACTTGCATGAcctcatcaaagaaaagaactTGCAAGCACTTCGAAAGGATTTCGAtaagaaggataaagacTCATTCATCTGCACATTGgaattttcaatcaaaacAAACGCTTCGCTGCTTGAAGGTCTCGAGAAGAGAATCGACGTGtgcaagaagaagttgcTCCGTCAGAGGGAAACCTTGAGGAAATTGGAAGGTCTATTGAACCTTGAGGATTCTTTGCTGAACTCTCAAAAAACAACCAAAATAGCATACAAATACCGGTATATGGTATATGACGTTGGAGCATTAATGGGGATTATCTGCATTATTTTTATCGTCAGATGGTTTATTTGGAGGTAA